Proteins encoded in a region of the Flammeovirga yaeyamensis genome:
- a CDS encoding site-specific tyrosine recombinase has translation MEWNALIKDFGMYLKLERSMSENTIEGYIRDVSKLSNYLLMNESELNATTLTQSDVLTFLAYLNKEFHVATSSQARLLSAIKSFYNYLNETDVTENNPVELIEAPKLPSKLPDTLDVEEIDALIGAIDLTTYEGRRNKAILEVLYGCGIRVSELVNLTLDALFFEEGFIRVIGKGDKERFVPIGYEAMKQVTLYLENDRITKSPKRGEENIVFLNRRGARLTRVMIFTIIKRLSLAIDLGKNISPHTFRHSFASHMVEGGADLRAVQEMLGHESITTTEVYTHLNKDYLQQIITDFHPRIQT, from the coding sequence ATGGAGTGGAATGCGTTGATTAAGGATTTTGGGATGTACTTGAAATTAGAAAGAAGTATGTCTGAAAATACCATAGAGGGGTATATTAGGGATGTTTCTAAACTATCGAATTATCTTTTGATGAACGAAAGTGAGCTGAATGCGACTACCCTCACACAAAGTGATGTGCTTACCTTTTTAGCCTATTTGAACAAAGAATTTCATGTCGCTACCTCCTCACAGGCAAGGTTGTTATCTGCCATTAAATCGTTTTATAATTATCTAAACGAAACAGATGTTACCGAAAATAACCCTGTAGAACTGATAGAGGCACCTAAACTGCCTAGCAAATTACCCGATACTTTAGATGTGGAAGAAATTGATGCTTTAATAGGAGCAATTGATTTGACCACTTATGAAGGAAGAAGAAATAAAGCCATCTTAGAAGTATTGTACGGTTGTGGCATTCGTGTTTCCGAATTGGTCAATCTAACGTTGGACGCATTGTTTTTTGAGGAAGGGTTTATCAGAGTCATTGGTAAAGGCGATAAAGAGCGATTTGTGCCGATTGGCTATGAAGCCATGAAACAAGTCACCCTTTATTTGGAAAACGATAGAATTACAAAATCACCTAAAAGGGGAGAAGAGAATATTGTGTTTTTGAATAGAAGAGGGGCAAGGTTAACGAGGGTAATGATTTTTACGATTATCAAAAGGTTGTCCTTAGCTATTGATTTAGGCAAAAACATCTCTCCACATACCTTTAGGCATTCTTTTGCCTCGCATATGGTCGAAGGAGGAGCAGATTTAAGAGCGGTTCAAGAAATGCTGGGTCACGAATCAATTACTACGACCGAAGTGTATACTCACCTGAATAAAGATTACCTACAGCAAATAATTACGGATTTTCATCCGAGAATTCAGACATAA